Proteins encoded within one genomic window of Ailuropoda melanoleuca isolate Jingjing chromosome 16, ASM200744v2, whole genome shotgun sequence:
- the TP53I11 gene encoding tumor protein p53-inducible protein 11 isoform X4 → MPFPGPHTPPRPPMRKLRPGRPETCPFRQTARCPSADTRLQDKMAAKQPPPLMKKHSQTDLVSRLKTRKISQVLGNEIKFAVREPLGLRVWQFASAVLFSGIAIMALAFPDQLYDAVFDGAQVTSKTPIRLYGGALLSISLIMWNALYTAEKVIIRWTLLTEACYFGVQFLVVTATLAETGLVSLGILLLLASRLLFVAISVYYYYQVGRKPKKV, encoded by the exons ATGCCTTTCCCGGGCCCACACACTCCTCCACGGCCACCT atgaggaagctgaggccaggAAGGCCAGAGACTTGCCCCTTTCGTCAAACAGCCAGGTG cccctctgcAGACACCAGGCTCCAGGACAAGATGGCGGCCAAGCAGCCCCCACCTCTCATGAAGAAGCACAGCCAGACGGACCTCGTGAGCCGCCTGAAGACCCGCAAG ATCAGCCAGGTGCTGGGCAATGAAATCAAGTTTGCTGTTCGGGAGCCTTTGGGGCTGAG GGTCTGGCAGTTTGCTTCTGCTGTGCTCTTCTCCGGCATTGCCATCATg GCCCTCGCCTTCCCTGACCAGCTCTATGATGCAGTCTTCGATGGAGCCCAGGTGACCAGCAAGACCCCCATCCGTCTCTATGGCGGAGCCCTCCTCA GCATCTCCCTGATCATGTGGAACGCTCTCTACACGGCCGAGAAGGTTATCATCCGATGGACTCTGCTCACCGAAGCCTGTTACTTTGGGGTCCAGTTCTTGG TGGTCACTGCCACGCTGGCTGAGACGGGGCTCGTGTCCCTGGGGATCCTGCTGCTCCTGGCCAGCCGCCTCCTTTTTGTCGCCATCAGCGTTTACTACTATTACCAAGTCGGCCGGAAACCCAAGAAAGTCTAG
- the TP53I11 gene encoding tumor protein p53-inducible protein 11 isoform X6, which translates to MAAKQPPPLMKKHSQTDLVSRLKTRKISQVLGNEIKFAVREPLGLRVWQFASAVLFSGIAIMALAFPDQLYDAVFDGAQVTSKTPIRLYGGALLSISLIMWNALYTAEKVIIRWTLLTEACYFGVQFLVVTATLAETGLVSLGILLLLASRLLFVAISVYYYYQVGRKPKKV; encoded by the exons ATGGCGGCCAAGCAGCCCCCACCTCTCATGAAGAAGCACAGCCAGACGGACCTCGTGAGCCGCCTGAAGACCCGCAAG ATCAGCCAGGTGCTGGGCAATGAAATCAAGTTTGCTGTTCGGGAGCCTTTGGGGCTGAG GGTCTGGCAGTTTGCTTCTGCTGTGCTCTTCTCCGGCATTGCCATCATg GCCCTCGCCTTCCCTGACCAGCTCTATGATGCAGTCTTCGATGGAGCCCAGGTGACCAGCAAGACCCCCATCCGTCTCTATGGCGGAGCCCTCCTCA GCATCTCCCTGATCATGTGGAACGCTCTCTACACGGCCGAGAAGGTTATCATCCGATGGACTCTGCTCACCGAAGCCTGTTACTTTGGGGTCCAGTTCTTGG TGGTCACTGCCACGCTGGCTGAGACGGGGCTCGTGTCCCTGGGGATCCTGCTGCTCCTGGCCAGCCGCCTCCTTTTTGTCGCCATCAGCGTTTACTACTATTACCAAGTCGGCCGGAAACCCAAGAAAGTCTAG
- the TP53I11 gene encoding tumor protein p53-inducible protein 11 isoform X3, with protein MWSPPKCLSRAHTLLHGHLPSADTRLQDKMAAKQPPPLMKKHSQTDLVSRLKTRKVLGVGGEDDDGEVHRSKISQVLGNEIKFAVREPLGLRVWQFASAVLFSGIAIMALAFPDQLYDAVFDGAQVTSKTPIRLYGGALLSISLIMWNALYTAEKVIIRWTLLTEACYFGVQFLVVTATLAETGLVSLGILLLLASRLLFVAISVYYYYQVGRKPKKV; from the exons ATGTGGTCTCCTCCCAAATGCCTTTCCCGGGCCCACACACTCCTCCACGGCCACCT cccctctgcAGACACCAGGCTCCAGGACAAGATGGCGGCCAAGCAGCCCCCACCTCTCATGAAGAAGCACAGCCAGACGGACCTCGTGAGCCGCCTGAAGACCCGCAAGGTCCTCGGCGTGGGCGGGGAGGACGACGACGGGGAGGTGCACCGCTCCAAG ATCAGCCAGGTGCTGGGCAATGAAATCAAGTTTGCTGTTCGGGAGCCTTTGGGGCTGAG GGTCTGGCAGTTTGCTTCTGCTGTGCTCTTCTCCGGCATTGCCATCATg GCCCTCGCCTTCCCTGACCAGCTCTATGATGCAGTCTTCGATGGAGCCCAGGTGACCAGCAAGACCCCCATCCGTCTCTATGGCGGAGCCCTCCTCA GCATCTCCCTGATCATGTGGAACGCTCTCTACACGGCCGAGAAGGTTATCATCCGATGGACTCTGCTCACCGAAGCCTGTTACTTTGGGGTCCAGTTCTTGG TGGTCACTGCCACGCTGGCTGAGACGGGGCTCGTGTCCCTGGGGATCCTGCTGCTCCTGGCCAGCCGCCTCCTTTTTGTCGCCATCAGCGTTTACTACTATTACCAAGTCGGCCGGAAACCCAAGAAAGTCTAG
- the TP53I11 gene encoding tumor protein p53-inducible protein 11 isoform X2: MRKLRPGRPETCPFRQTARCPSADTRLQDKMAAKQPPPLMKKHSQTDLVSRLKTRKVLGVGGEDDDGEVHRSKISQVLGNEIKFAVREPLGLRVWQFASAVLFSGIAIMALAFPDQLYDAVFDGAQVTSKTPIRLYGGALLSISLIMWNALYTAEKVIIRWTLLTEACYFGVQFLVVTATLAETGLVSLGILLLLASRLLFVAISVYYYYQVGRKPKKV, translated from the exons atgaggaagctgaggccaggAAGGCCAGAGACTTGCCCCTTTCGTCAAACAGCCAGGTG cccctctgcAGACACCAGGCTCCAGGACAAGATGGCGGCCAAGCAGCCCCCACCTCTCATGAAGAAGCACAGCCAGACGGACCTCGTGAGCCGCCTGAAGACCCGCAAGGTCCTCGGCGTGGGCGGGGAGGACGACGACGGGGAGGTGCACCGCTCCAAG ATCAGCCAGGTGCTGGGCAATGAAATCAAGTTTGCTGTTCGGGAGCCTTTGGGGCTGAG GGTCTGGCAGTTTGCTTCTGCTGTGCTCTTCTCCGGCATTGCCATCATg GCCCTCGCCTTCCCTGACCAGCTCTATGATGCAGTCTTCGATGGAGCCCAGGTGACCAGCAAGACCCCCATCCGTCTCTATGGCGGAGCCCTCCTCA GCATCTCCCTGATCATGTGGAACGCTCTCTACACGGCCGAGAAGGTTATCATCCGATGGACTCTGCTCACCGAAGCCTGTTACTTTGGGGTCCAGTTCTTGG TGGTCACTGCCACGCTGGCTGAGACGGGGCTCGTGTCCCTGGGGATCCTGCTGCTCCTGGCCAGCCGCCTCCTTTTTGTCGCCATCAGCGTTTACTACTATTACCAAGTCGGCCGGAAACCCAAGAAAGTCTAG
- the TP53I11 gene encoding tumor protein p53-inducible protein 11 isoform X1 encodes MPFPGPHTPPRPPMRKLRPGRPETCPFRQTARCPSADTRLQDKMAAKQPPPLMKKHSQTDLVSRLKTRKVLGVGGEDDDGEVHRSKISQVLGNEIKFAVREPLGLRVWQFASAVLFSGIAIMALAFPDQLYDAVFDGAQVTSKTPIRLYGGALLSISLIMWNALYTAEKVIIRWTLLTEACYFGVQFLVVTATLAETGLVSLGILLLLASRLLFVAISVYYYYQVGRKPKKV; translated from the exons ATGCCTTTCCCGGGCCCACACACTCCTCCACGGCCACCT atgaggaagctgaggccaggAAGGCCAGAGACTTGCCCCTTTCGTCAAACAGCCAGGTG cccctctgcAGACACCAGGCTCCAGGACAAGATGGCGGCCAAGCAGCCCCCACCTCTCATGAAGAAGCACAGCCAGACGGACCTCGTGAGCCGCCTGAAGACCCGCAAGGTCCTCGGCGTGGGCGGGGAGGACGACGACGGGGAGGTGCACCGCTCCAAG ATCAGCCAGGTGCTGGGCAATGAAATCAAGTTTGCTGTTCGGGAGCCTTTGGGGCTGAG GGTCTGGCAGTTTGCTTCTGCTGTGCTCTTCTCCGGCATTGCCATCATg GCCCTCGCCTTCCCTGACCAGCTCTATGATGCAGTCTTCGATGGAGCCCAGGTGACCAGCAAGACCCCCATCCGTCTCTATGGCGGAGCCCTCCTCA GCATCTCCCTGATCATGTGGAACGCTCTCTACACGGCCGAGAAGGTTATCATCCGATGGACTCTGCTCACCGAAGCCTGTTACTTTGGGGTCCAGTTCTTGG TGGTCACTGCCACGCTGGCTGAGACGGGGCTCGTGTCCCTGGGGATCCTGCTGCTCCTGGCCAGCCGCCTCCTTTTTGTCGCCATCAGCGTTTACTACTATTACCAAGTCGGCCGGAAACCCAAGAAAGTCTAG
- the TP53I11 gene encoding tumor protein p53-inducible protein 11 isoform X5 produces MAAKQPPPLMKKHSQTDLVSRLKTRKVLGVGGEDDDGEVHRSKISQVLGNEIKFAVREPLGLRVWQFASAVLFSGIAIMALAFPDQLYDAVFDGAQVTSKTPIRLYGGALLSISLIMWNALYTAEKVIIRWTLLTEACYFGVQFLVVTATLAETGLVSLGILLLLASRLLFVAISVYYYYQVGRKPKKV; encoded by the exons ATGGCGGCCAAGCAGCCCCCACCTCTCATGAAGAAGCACAGCCAGACGGACCTCGTGAGCCGCCTGAAGACCCGCAAGGTCCTCGGCGTGGGCGGGGAGGACGACGACGGGGAGGTGCACCGCTCCAAG ATCAGCCAGGTGCTGGGCAATGAAATCAAGTTTGCTGTTCGGGAGCCTTTGGGGCTGAG GGTCTGGCAGTTTGCTTCTGCTGTGCTCTTCTCCGGCATTGCCATCATg GCCCTCGCCTTCCCTGACCAGCTCTATGATGCAGTCTTCGATGGAGCCCAGGTGACCAGCAAGACCCCCATCCGTCTCTATGGCGGAGCCCTCCTCA GCATCTCCCTGATCATGTGGAACGCTCTCTACACGGCCGAGAAGGTTATCATCCGATGGACTCTGCTCACCGAAGCCTGTTACTTTGGGGTCCAGTTCTTGG TGGTCACTGCCACGCTGGCTGAGACGGGGCTCGTGTCCCTGGGGATCCTGCTGCTCCTGGCCAGCCGCCTCCTTTTTGTCGCCATCAGCGTTTACTACTATTACCAAGTCGGCCGGAAACCCAAGAAAGTCTAG
- the LOC117796806 gene encoding tumor protein p53-inducible protein 11-like isoform X5, with protein MAAKQPPPLMKKHSQTDLVSRLKTRKVLGVGGEDDDGEVHRSKISQVLGNEIKFAVREPLGLRVWQFASAVLFSGIAIMALAFPDQLYDAVFDGAQVTSKTPIRLYGGALLSEYC; from the exons ATGGCGGCCAAGCAGCCCCCACCTCTCATGAAGAAGCACAGCCAGACGGACCTCGTGAGCCGCCTGAAGACCCGCAAGGTCCTCGGCGTGGGCGGGGAGGACGACGACGGGGAGGTGCACCGCTCCAAG ATCAGCCAGGTGCTGGGCAATGAAATCAAGTTTGCTGTTCGGGAGCCTTTGGGGCTGAG GGTCTGGCAGTTTGCTTCTGCTGTGCTCTTCTCCGGCATTGCCATCATg GCCCTCGCCTTCCCTGACCAGCTCTATGATGCAGTCTTCGATGGAGCCCAGGTGACCAGCAAGACCCCCATCCGTCTCTATGGCGGAGCCCTCCTCAGTGAGTATTGCTAG
- the LOC117796806 gene encoding tumor protein p53-inducible protein 11-like isoform X6, which yields MAAKQPPPLMKKHSQTDLVSRLKTRKISQVLGNEIKFAVREPLGLRVWQFASAVLFSGIAIMALAFPDQLYDAVFDGAQVTSKTPIRLYGGALLSEYC from the exons ATGGCGGCCAAGCAGCCCCCACCTCTCATGAAGAAGCACAGCCAGACGGACCTCGTGAGCCGCCTGAAGACCCGCAAG ATCAGCCAGGTGCTGGGCAATGAAATCAAGTTTGCTGTTCGGGAGCCTTTGGGGCTGAG GGTCTGGCAGTTTGCTTCTGCTGTGCTCTTCTCCGGCATTGCCATCATg GCCCTCGCCTTCCCTGACCAGCTCTATGATGCAGTCTTCGATGGAGCCCAGGTGACCAGCAAGACCCCCATCCGTCTCTATGGCGGAGCCCTCCTCAGTGAGTATTGCTAG